The uncultured Trichococcus sp. DNA window AAGCGTGATGATGTGCAAGAGTTCTTGACTCGTGCAAGAACGGTCATCTCAGAAAAACGTTCCGTATCAGGCGCAGAATTACTCGTTCCAACAGTTATGCTGGACATCCTGCGAGACACAATCAACAACTATTCTAAATTGATCTCAAAAGTAAACTTGAAGCCAGTTAAAGGCAAGGCCCGCCAAAACATCACTGGCGTCGTTCCTGAGGGCGTATGGACGGAAATGGTCGGAACCTTGAACGAATTGAACTTCACGTTCGCGCAAGTCGAAGTCGATGGTTATAAGGTCGGTGGATTTATTGCGATTCCAAACTCAACCCTGGAAGATTCAGATATCGCTTTAGCAAACGAAATCTTGGACGGCATGGGACAAGGTATCGGGTTGGCAATCGATAAAGCAATCCTTTACGGTACAGGTACAAAAATGCCAGTCGGTATCGTGAAGCGTTTAGCTGAAGCCGCTAAACCAGCTTACTACGGCAGCACAGAAACGTGGGCTGACCTAAGAACAACAAACTTGTTAGTAATCACAGCTGTCGGGAAAGATGATCCGACTGTCGGGGATCGCATTTTCTTCCAAGACTTGGTTCGCAAGCTCGGCGTTGCCAAACACGACAAAGCTTCCGGCTCTAAATTCTGGGCAATGTCAGAAAAAACACTGACAGAACTGAAAGCACGCGGGCTATCATTCAATGCTGCAGGCACAATCGTTTCCGGGATCGATGCGACCGTCCCTGTTGTTGGTGGAGATGCTGTCGCGCTGAACTTCATTCCGGACAACGTGATCATTGGTGGATACGGAATGATGTACTTGCTTGCCGAACGTGAAGGAACGTCCCTGGCACAATCCGAGCACGTTCAATTCATTCAAGAAAACACTGTCTTCCGCGGAAGCGCGCGTTACGATGGACGTCCTGTATTCGGTCAAGCATTTGTTGCAATCAATATTTCTCAAGC harbors:
- a CDS encoding phage major capsid protein → MLKQLMLRKKINSARAALEEYLKADNFEKRSTDLETAITEAETDEEIAAVEDEIKQLDEEKTAFEEKKSSLEEEVRKLEGELKELDDNQPKPGEGTEGRSKENKGQIRGGQTNMLTRYKAFKGMQRAQVEELIKRDDVQEFLTRARTVISEKRSVSGAELLVPTVMLDILRDTINNYSKLISKVNLKPVKGKARQNITGVVPEGVWTEMVGTLNELNFTFAQVEVDGYKVGGFIAIPNSTLEDSDIALANEILDGMGQGIGLAIDKAILYGTGTKMPVGIVKRLAEAAKPAYYGSTETWADLRTTNLLVITAVGKDDPTVGDRIFFQDLVRKLGVAKHDKASGSKFWAMSEKTLTELKARGLSFNAAGTIVSGIDATVPVVGGDAVALNFIPDNVIIGGYGMMYLLAEREGTSLAQSEHVQFIQENTVFRGSARYDGRPVFGQAFVAINISQADLAAAPVANAVTFVSDTANA